The following proteins come from a genomic window of Leopardus geoffroyi isolate Oge1 chromosome A3, O.geoffroyi_Oge1_pat1.0, whole genome shotgun sequence:
- the LOC123579874 gene encoding uncharacterized protein LOC123579874 isoform X2 — translation MDAQESVAGPCGRGRLFLRAAPRGGCSSWRSHRQRFFPLELAKPWTFWAVNAVPSCPAALPSGVANTCSLCRSWFQAAGGPQSPESTVFSRRMRTHTRHEPNLCAAAGTSHTVSTTAGCRGGRWQVQRRRCADRVRASPPQGLKLSRRPSPGNTRHRAVSSGFVLPARQQSLTDHEQSLPSLVAELSAAAKQKLAGLNEDPLISRRASVRESGPRELGCLAQGLSRGCGRDVGRGPGHLQAGRGLEGPQVGPLAPSGRAAPGPRPMDSPGAGPPGASRPGGHRAAA, via the exons ATGGATGCCCAGGAGTCGGTGGCGGGGCCGTGTGGTCGGGGCAGGCTCTTCCTGCGGGCTGCTCCTCGGGGCGGCTGCTCTAGCTGGCGTTCCCACCGGCAGCGG ttttttccaCTGGAGCTCGCGAAGCCCTGGACATTTTGGGCCGTGAACGCTGTGCCTTCCTGCCCAGCGGCCCTGCCTTCGGGTGTTGCCAATACCTGCAGTCTGTGCCGAAGCTGGTTTCAAGCAGCTGGTGGCCCGCAGAGCCCAGAATCCACCGTTTTCTCCAGGAG GATGAGGACTCACACTCGTCACGAACCGAATCTGTGTGCGGCCGCGGGGACCTCGCACACCGTGAGCACGACAGCAGGCTGTAGGGGTGGCAGATGGCAG GTTCAGAGACGGCGCTGTGCGGACAGGGTTCGAGCGAGCCCTCCACAGGGCTTGAAGCTCTCAAGACGGCCGAGCCCTGGAAACACCCGTCACCGTGCCGTGAGCTCAGGCTTCGTCCTTCCCGCACGTCAGCAGAGCCTGACCGATCACGAGCAGTCACTCCCTTCTCTGGTGGCCGAGTTGTCTGCTGCTGCGAAACAAAAGCTGGCTGGCTTGAACGAGGACCCCCTCATCTCACGGCGTGCGTCCGTCCGTGAGTCAGGGCCTCGGGAGCTGGGCtgtctggctcagggtctctccagAGGTTGTGGCCGAGACGTCGGCCGAGGCCCGGGCCACCTGCAGGCTGGACGGGGGCTGGAGGGTCCCCAAGTTGGCCCGCTCGCGCCGAGTGGGCGGGCGGCCCCAGGTCCTCGCCCCATGGACTCTCCCGGGGCTGGTCCCCCCGGGGCGAGCCGTCCGGGGGGACACAGGGCAGCTGCGTGA
- the LOC123579874 gene encoding uncharacterized protein LOC123579874 isoform X1 encodes MDAQESVAGPCGRGRLFLRAAPRGGCSSWRSHRQRFFPLELAKPWTFWAVNAVPSCPAALPSGVANTCSLCRSWFQAAGGPQSPESTVFSRRFVSRMRTHTRHEPNLCAAAGTSHTVSTTAGCRGGRWQVQRRRCADRVRASPPQGLKLSRRPSPGNTRHRAVSSGFVLPARQQSLTDHEQSLPSLVAELSAAAKQKLAGLNEDPLISRRASVRESGPRELGCLAQGLSRGCGRDVGRGPGHLQAGRGLEGPQVGPLAPSGRAAPGPRPMDSPGAGPPGASRPGGHRAAA; translated from the exons ATGGATGCCCAGGAGTCGGTGGCGGGGCCGTGTGGTCGGGGCAGGCTCTTCCTGCGGGCTGCTCCTCGGGGCGGCTGCTCTAGCTGGCGTTCCCACCGGCAGCGG ttttttccaCTGGAGCTCGCGAAGCCCTGGACATTTTGGGCCGTGAACGCTGTGCCTTCCTGCCCAGCGGCCCTGCCTTCGGGTGTTGCCAATACCTGCAGTCTGTGCCGAAGCTGGTTTCAAGCAGCTGGTGGCCCGCAGAGCCCAGAATCCACCGTTTTCTCCAGGAGGTTTGTGTCAAG GATGAGGACTCACACTCGTCACGAACCGAATCTGTGTGCGGCCGCGGGGACCTCGCACACCGTGAGCACGACAGCAGGCTGTAGGGGTGGCAGATGGCAG GTTCAGAGACGGCGCTGTGCGGACAGGGTTCGAGCGAGCCCTCCACAGGGCTTGAAGCTCTCAAGACGGCCGAGCCCTGGAAACACCCGTCACCGTGCCGTGAGCTCAGGCTTCGTCCTTCCCGCACGTCAGCAGAGCCTGACCGATCACGAGCAGTCACTCCCTTCTCTGGTGGCCGAGTTGTCTGCTGCTGCGAAACAAAAGCTGGCTGGCTTGAACGAGGACCCCCTCATCTCACGGCGTGCGTCCGTCCGTGAGTCAGGGCCTCGGGAGCTGGGCtgtctggctcagggtctctccagAGGTTGTGGCCGAGACGTCGGCCGAGGCCCGGGCCACCTGCAGGCTGGACGGGGGCTGGAGGGTCCCCAAGTTGGCCCGCTCGCGCCGAGTGGGCGGGCGGCCCCAGGTCCTCGCCCCATGGACTCTCCCGGGGCTGGTCCCCCCGGGGCGAGCCGTCCGGGGGGACACAGGGCAGCTGCGTGA